A portion of the Meriones unguiculatus strain TT.TT164.6M chromosome 11, Bangor_MerUng_6.1, whole genome shotgun sequence genome contains these proteins:
- the LOC110552184 gene encoding olfactory receptor 2AK2-like — translation METGNHSWGTDFTLAGLFHYGQVDNFLFTVIIILFAVALTGNITLVHLIRLDTKLHTPMYFLLSQLSIIDIMYISTTVPKVAANFLSDTKTISFLGCEIQAFVFLSLGGSEALLLGFMSYDRYIAICRPLHYPVLMSRKMCCSMVSCAWSSSSINALVHTLYVFQLPFCGARIVDHFFCEVPSLLPLVCEDTSQYEHTVLMSGLVILLLPFLAILASYARVLVVVFQMGSGKGQGRAVSTCSSHLTVASLFYATTLSTYTQPHSLHSSGRDKVVAVLYSIVTPVLNPFIYSLRNKEVMGALRRHLG, via the coding sequence ATGGAGACAGGAAACCACAGCTGGGGCACAGACTTCACCTTGGCTGGTCTTTTCCACTATGGCCAGGTGGACAACTTCCTCTTCACAGTCATCATCATCCTCTTTGCAGTAGCTCTGACTGGCAACATCACACTGGTCCATCTCATCAGGCTGGACACAAAACTCCACACCCCCATGTACTTCCTCCTCAGCCAGCTCTCCATCATCGACATCATGTACATCTCCACCACTGTGCCCAAGGTGGCAGCCAACTTCCTGTCAGACACCAAGACCATTTCCTTTCTGGGCTGTGAGATCCAAGCCTTTGTGTTTCTGAGCCTGGGAGGCTCTGAAGCCCTCCTGCTGGGCTTCATGTCCTATGACAGGTATATAGCCATCTGCCGGCCCCTGCACTACCCAGTGCTCATGAGCAGGAAGATGTGCTGCTCCATGGTCTCCTGTGCCTGGAGCAGCAGCTCCATCAATGCTTTGGTGCACACTCTGTACGTGTTCCAACTTCCATTCTGTGGAGCTAGGATTGTTGACCACTTTTTCTGTGAGGTTCCATCTCTCCTGCCGCTGGTGTGTGAAGACACATCCCAATATGAGCACACAGTCCTCATGAGTGGCCTTGTCATTCTGCTGCTACCCTTCCTGGCCATCCTAGCTTCCTATGCTCGGGTGTTGGTTGTCGTTTTCCAGATGGGTTCAGGGAAGGGACAGGGTAGAGCTGTGTCCACCTGCTCATCCCACCTGACCgtggccagcctgttctatgCCACCACTCTCTCCACCTACACCCAGCCACACTCCTTGCATTCTTCTGGGAGGGACAAGGTGGTGGCTGTGCTGTACTCAATTGTCACCCCTGTTCTGAATCCATTTATCTACAGCCTGCGGAACAAGGAAGTCATGGGAGCCTTGAGGAGACATTTGGGATGA
- the LOC110552185 gene encoding olfactory receptor 2AK2-like has translation METGNHSWGTDFTLAGLFHYGQVDNFLFTVIIILFAVALTGNITLVHLIRLDTKLHTPMYFLLSQLSIIDIMYISTTVPKVAANFLSDTKTISFLGCEMQTFVFLSLGGSEALLLGFMSYDRYIAICRPLHYPVLMSRKMCCSMVACAWSSSSINALVHTLYVFQLPFCGARIVDHFFCEVPSLLPLVCEDTSQYEHTVLMSGLVILLLPFLTILASYARVLVVVFQMGSGKGQGRAVSTCSSHLTVASLFYATGLSTYTQPHSLHSSGRDRVVAVLYSIVTPVLNPFIYSLRNKEVMGALRRHLG, from the coding sequence ATGGAGACAGGAAACCACAGCTGGGGCACAGACTTCACCTTGGCTGGTCTTTTCCACTATGGCCAGGTGGACAACTTCCTCTTCACAGTCATCATCATCCTCTTTGCAGTAGCTCTGACTGGCAACATCACACTGGTCCATCTCATCAGGCTGGACACAAAACTCCACACCCCCATGTACTTCCTCCTCAGCCAGCTCTCCATCATCGACATCATGTACATCTCCACCACTGTGCCCAAGGTGGCAGCCAACTTCCTGTCAGACACCAAGACCATTTCCTTTCTGGGCTGTGAGATGCAAACCTTTGTGTTTCTGAGCCTGGGAGGCTCTGAAGCCCTCCTGCTGGGCTTCATGTCCTATGACAGGTATATAGCCATCTGCCGGCCCCTGCACTACCCAGTGCTCATGAGCAGGAAGATGTGCTGCTCCATGGTCGCCTGTGCCTGGAGCAGCAGCTCCATCAATGCTTTGGTGCACACTCTGTACGTGTTCCAACTTCCATTCTGTGGAGCTAGGATTGTTGACCACTTTTTCTGTGAGGTTCCATCTCTCCTGCCGCTGGTGTGTGAAGACACATCCCAATATGAGCACACAGTCCTCATGAGTGGCCTTGTCATTCTGCTGCTACCCTTCCTGACCATCCTAGCTTCCTATGCTCGGGTGTTGGTTGTCGTGTTCCAGATGGGTTCAGGGAAGGGACAGGGTAGAGCTGTGTCCACCTGCTCATCCCACCTGACCgtggccagcctgttctatgCCACCGGTCTCTCCACCTACACCCAGCCACACTCTTTGCATTCTTCTGGGAGGGACAGAGTGGTGGCTGTGCTGTACTCAATTGTCACCCCTGTTCTGAATCCATTTATCTACAGCCTGCGGAACAAGGAAGTCATGGGAGCCCTGAGGAGACATTTGGGATGA
- the LOC110552163 gene encoding olfactory receptor 2T33-like, which translates to MENPSNISGVDFILLGLFSYTQAHLFLFSAVLVIFTTSLMGNTLMILLICRDPRLHMPMYFLLSQLSLMDMMLVSTIIPKMAANYLMSRRSISPAGCGSQIFLFLTLAGGECFLLAAMSYDRYVAICYPLRYHVLMSPKLCAYLTLGSWLLGAADGLMQAGTILSFPFCRSRTINHFCCEAPSVVRLACADTKAFEFFMYICCVLMLLIPLSLVLASYSLILAAVLRMRSSAARKKAFATCSSHLAVVGLFYGAIIFIYMRPKSHQPGVGDKVVSAFYTILTPVLNPLIYSVRNQEVKAALRKWLQKTL; encoded by the coding sequence ATGGAGAATCCCAGTAACATCTCAGGGGTGGACTTCATTCTTCTAGGGCTCTTCAGCTACACACAAGCCCACCTGTTCCTGTTTTCTGCGGTGTTAGTAATCTTCACCACCTCCCTGATGGGCAACACCCTCATGATCCTTCTCATCTGCAGGGACCCCAGGCTCCACATGCCCATGTACTTCCTTCTCAGCCAGCTCTCCCTCATGGACATGATGCTGGTCTCCACCATCATCCCCAAGATGGCAGCCAACTACTTGATGAGCAGGAGATCCATCTCCCCTGCAGGCTGTGGCTCCCAGATCTTCTTGTTCCTCACCTTGGCAGGGGGCGAGTGCTTCCTCCTGGCAGCCATGTCCTATGACCGCTATGTCGCCATATGTTATCCCTTGCGCTACCACGTCCTCATGAGCCCCAAGCTGTGCGCGTACCTGACCTTGGGTTCCTGGCTCCTGGGAGCCGCTGATGGGCTGATGCAGGCAGGCACCATCCTGAGTTTCCCCTTCTGCCGCTCTCGCACAATCAACCACTTCTGCTGCGAGGCACCTTCCGTGGTGCGCCTCGCCTGCGCCGACACCAAAGCCTTTGAGTTTTTCATGTACATCTGCTGCGTCCTGATGCTCCTCATCCCGCTGTCCCTCGTCCTGGCTTCCTACTCGCTCATCCTGGCCGCGGTGCTCCGCATGCGATCCTCCGCAGCCCGGAAGAAAGCCTTTGCCACCTGCTCTTCACATCTGGCTGTGGTGGGGCTGTTCTACGGGGCCATCATTTTCATCTACATGAGGCCCAAGTCCCACCAGCCGGGGGTGGGCGACAAAGTGGTGTCTGCCTTCTACACCATCCTCACGCCGGTGCTGAACCCCCTCATATACAGTGTGAGGAATCAGGAGGTCAAAGCGGCCTTGAGGAAGTGGCTGCAGAAGACACTGTGA
- the LOC110552157 gene encoding olfactory receptor 2T8-like has product MDKGNATAGFILLGLFNHTRAHLVLFVLVLAVAFNSVAGNGLLLLLIHQDRRLHSPMYVLLSQLSLMDLMQVFTIVPQMAAAYLMGKKSISVAGCGFQIFFLLTLGGGECFLLAAMSYDRYVAICHPLRYPVLMSWRLCSRLTLGSWLLGAADGAMQAAATLSFRFCRRNEIDHFFCEAPVLLRLACGNTEAFEIFMYVCCVLMLLVPICLILVSYGLILAAVLRMRSTEACKKAFATCSSHLAVVGLFYGAAIFIYMRPTSSRSATHDKVVSAFYTIVTPMLNPLIYSLRNNEVKGSLRKYVACCAVRTSKDALVCLDLCTNRKGIQ; this is encoded by the coding sequence ATGGACAAGGGGAACGCCACCGCGGGGTTCATTCTCCTAGGACTCTTTAACCACACCAGAGCCCACCTGGTCCTCTTCGTGCTGGTTCTGGCTGTGGCCTTCAACTCCGTGGCAGGCAAtggcctcctgcttctcctcatTCACCAGGACCGCCGGCTTCACTCACCCATGTACGTTCTCCTGAGCCAGCTCTCCCTCATGGACCTGATGCAGGTCTTCACCATAGTGCCGCAAATGGCAGCTGCCTATTTAATGGGCAAGAAGTCCATCTCCGTTGCTGGCTGTGGCTTCCAGATCTTTTTCCTTCTGACGCTGGGTGGTGGCGAGTGCTTCCTCCTGGCGGCCATgtcctatgaccgctatgtggccatctgccaCCCACTGCGCTATCCAGTTCTCATGAGCTGGCGTTTGTGCTCGAGACTGACCTTGGGGTCTTGGCTCCTGGGAGCAGCTGACGGAGCCATGCAGGCTGCTGCCACCCTGAGCTTCCGGTTCTGCCGCCGGAATGAGATCGACCACTTCTTTTGTGAGGCCCCTGTGCTGCTGCGCCTGGCTTGTGGTAACACAGAGGCCTTTGAGATTTTCATGTACGTCTGCTGTGTGTTGATGCTTCTGGTGCCCATCTGCCTCATCCTGGTGTCGTACGGTCTCATCTTGGCTGCTGTCCTGCGCATGCGGTCCACAGAGGCCTGCAAGAAGGCCTTTGCCACCTGCTCCTCGCACTTGGCCGTAGTGGGCCTCTTCTACGGAGCTGCCATTTTCATCTACATGAGGCCCACATCGTCCAGGTCAGCTACCCACGATAAGGTCGTATCGGCCTTCTATACTATTGTCACCCCCATGCTGAACCCCCTCATTTACAGTCTTCGGAACAACGAGGTCAAGGGCAGCCTGAGGAAGTACGTGGCTTGTTGTGCTGTCCGAACTAGTAAAGATGCTTTGGTTTGCTTGGACCTTTGCACAAACAGGAAAGGTATACAGTAG